One Theropithecus gelada isolate Dixy chromosome 17, Tgel_1.0, whole genome shotgun sequence genomic region harbors:
- the FAM216B gene encoding protein FAM216B has translation MGQNWKRQQKLWNVPQLLFIRVPHSIYDTSLLKDLNQGQQRYFYSIMRIYNSRPQWEALQTRYIHSLQHQQLLGNFSHFFPLRYITQREALSYALVLRDSTKRASAKVAPQRTISRKTSAMTRRCPSVLPVSVVLLRAQSKRGQMLRN, from the exons ATGGGACAAAACTGGAAAAGACAACAAAAGCTCTGGAATGTTCCACAGCTTCTTTTCATTCGAGTTCCTCACTCCATCTATGACACTTCCTTACTAAAG GACCTCAACCAAGGGCAACAGCGCTACTTTTACAGCATTATGAGGATTTACAACTCCAGGCCCCAGTGGGAGGCCCTGCAGACCCGCTACATTCACAGCCTTCAGCACCAACAGCTGCTTGGTAA tttctctcatttctttccctTACGCTATATTACTCAACGGGAAGCCTTGTCTTATGCTCTTGTGCTTAGAGATTCAACCAAGAGAGCCTCAGCCAAGGTAGCTCCTCAAAGAACCATTTCACGGAAAACTTCAGCCATGACAAGAAGATGTCCATCAGTACTACCTGTATCTGTGGTTCTACTTAGGGCCCAAAGTAAAAGGGGCCAAATGCTCAGGAACTGA